Below is a window of Prosthecochloris sp. GSB1 DNA.
TCAACTCCATCAGCATTTCCGGCTATCACATGCAGGAGGCGGGCGCGAGCGCGGATCTCGAACTCGCCTACACCCTCGCCGACGGCCTCGAATACATCCGTACCGGCATCGGAGCAGGACTCGGCATCGACGACTTCGCGCCACGGCTCTCGTTCTTCTGGGGCATCGGCATGAATTTCTTCATGGAAATAGCCAAACTCCGTGCCGCCAGAACGCTCTGGGCGAAAATCGTCGGCGAATTCAACCCCCGGAACCCGAAATCGCTGATGCTGCGCTCCCACTGCCAGACATCGGGATGGAGCCTGACCGAACAGGATCCGTTCAACAACATCACGCGTACCTGCGTGGAAGCCCTCGCCGCCGTCCAGGGCCACACCCAGTCGCTGCACACCAACGCCCTCGACGAAGCCATCGCCCTGCCATCGGTCTTTTCCGCGCGCATCGCGCGCAACACGCAGCTCTATCTGCAGGACGAGACGGACATCACGCGCGCCATCGACCCCTGGGGCGGTTCCTATTACGTCGAGACGCTCACCCGCCAGCTTGCCGCGAAAGCCTGGGAGACCATCCAGGAGATCGAGGAGCTGGGAGGCATGGTGAAAGCCCTCGAAGAAGGACTGCCAAAAATGCGGATCGAGGAAGCCGCCACGCGCAAACAGGCGCGCATCGACAGCGGACTGGACACCATAGTGGGCGTCAACCGCTTCAGAACCGAAAGCCGCACAGAGATAGATACGCTCGAAGTCGATAACAGCCGAGTGCTCGGCCGCCAGCTCGAAAAACTTTCGGAGGTGAAGCGGCAACGGGATCAGCAAGCCGTCCGGCAGGCGCTCGGCGCTCTTGCCGATGCCGCGGCCGACGGCACGGGAAACCTGCTCGAACTTGCCGTCGCGGCCGCCGGGAAACGTGCGACGCTCGGAGAAATATCGGATGCCTGCGAAGGGGCGTTCGGCAGATACCGTTCACCAGTCCGCCTCAACACCAGCGTTTATCTTTCCCAGATGCACAACAACCGGCAATTCATGAAAGCTCAGGCACTTGCAGACAGGTTCGCCGCCGAGGCGGGCCGCAGGCCGCGAATACTCGTCGCCAAGGTCGGCCAGGACGGACACGACCGGGGCGCGAAAGTCATCGCGGCGGCATTCGCCGACATAGGCTTCGACGTCGATATCGGGCCGCTATTTCAAACCCCGGATGAAATCGTCCGCCAGGCGCTCGACAACGACGTCCATCTTGTCGGAGTCTCCAGTCTGGCGGGAGGACATAAAAACCCTCGTACCCGAGATCGTCCGGGGCCTCCGGGAAGCGGGACGCGCCGACATCCTGGTGGTTGCGGGAGGCGTCATTCCCGAAAAGGATTATGAAGCGCTCTTTTCCGCGGGCGTCGCCAGGGTGTTCGGTCCGGGAACCGTCATCGCGGATGCGGCGAAAGGAATTCTCGAACTGATGATCGAGCGCCTCGAAAACGGAGAAGTGCCATGACCCGGAGCGGCTTTTCACCGGGATCGCTTGCCGAAAAAGTGCTGGCGGGCGACAGGAGCGCGCTTGGCAGAGCCATAACGCTCATAGAATCCGGCAAGTCCGAACACCAGGAACAGGCGCACGCCGTTCTCGACCGCTGCCTCGAACGTCCCCGCGGCGACTCGTTCCGTATCGGCATAACCGGTTCGCCGGGGGCGGGCAAGAGCACCCTTATCGAAGCACTCGGTCTGGAAATCCTGAAAGAACCGCGAAACAGGCTCGCCGTGCTGGCAATCGACCCCAGCAGCACCCGCTCCGGGGGAAGCATCCTCGGCGACAAGGCGCGCATGGAAAGACTCGCCTCCAGGCAAGAGGCGTTCATCCGCCCGTCTCCTTCCTCGGGGCATCTCGGAGGCACCTCTCCGAGAACGCACGAAGCGATACTGCTCTGCGAGGCCGCCGGGTACAACATAGTGTTGGTGGAAACCGTCGGCGTGGGACAGTCGGAAATCTCCGTGGAGGCGATGGTGGACTACATCCTGCTCCTGATGCTGCCGGGCTCCGGCGACGAACTGCAAGGCATCAAACGGGGAATCATGGAAATCGCTGACGGTATCGCGTTGACGAAAACCGACGAAGCGCCAGCTAAAAGCGTAGCGAACTCACGCTCCGCTTTCGCTTCCGCGCTCTCTCTGCTACCAAAAAAACACCCCGGCTGGAGCCCCTCTGTCATACCGGTCTCCTCGGTAAACGGAGAGGGGATCGCCGGAATATGGAAAGACATGCGGCGTTTCAGGTCCGTGCTCGGAGAGAACGGACTTTTCGAGGAGAACAGAAAAAAACAGCTCGACAAACTTTTCCGCTCCCAGGTCGATGAACTTCTTTTAAAGGCGTTTTATGCAAACGCCGAACTCCGCTCATCGCTGCCGGCAATCGCGGCGGCGGTGAGGGACGAGCGGGTCAGCCCGTTCAGCGGCGCGAAGCGACTGGTCGAAAGCATCATCCGTTCTCCTCGATAAACTCCTTCTCCTCCGCCTTGACGATAAGCACAGGGCATCTGGCCTTGCGCACGACCGACTCGGCTACGCTGCCCATCAAAAGCCTGCTCAGCCCGGTTTTTCCATGAGAACCGAGAATGATAAGGTTGACGTCGAGCTCCTCCGCCCGCTCGAGAATGACTTCCGAGGGAGTGCCGATCACCACGTCCGCTTCCACTTCGACGCCCTGTTGCCTTTCGGCCATTGCAACTTCCTCGAGATCCTCCCTCGCCGCCTTTTCGAGGTCTTCCTCCAGCGGCACATAGGAAAGGGACATGTCTACCGCCATCGGACGGGGCTCGACGACATTGAGCAGAAAAAGACCGGCCCCCATCCCCTTGGCGAACTCCCTTGCATAGCGCACAGCCTTATGCGAGGCGTCAGAAAAATCGAGTGGACAGAGAATTTTACGGATTTTTATCATGTTCGTGTCATTGCGTTATTGTATACGAAAAGGCATCCCGCCCGCGCGCCCCGTTATCCGTCGTTTTTTGCCATGAACGGCCTGAAGAGATCTATCGGAATCGGGAAAATCGTCGTGGAATTATTTTCGGCGGCTATGTCCTGGAGGGTTTGCAGATAGCGAAGCTGCAGGGCGCCAGGATTCTCGGCTATGATTGAGGCCGCCTCGTTCAGCCGCTTGGCTGCCTGATATTCGCCCTCGGCGTTGATGACTTTCGAACGCCGCTCCCTCTCGGCTTCCGCCTGTTTTGCCATCGCCCGCTGCATATCGAGCGGGAGATCGATTTCCTTGATTTCGACCTTGCTTACCTTTACGCCCCAGGGCTCGGTATCCTTGTCGAGAATGCTCTGTATCTGCTCGTTGATCTCGTCACGCTCCGAGAGAAGGTGATCGAGTTCACCCTGTCCGCAGGTGCTTCTCAGGGTCGTCTGGGCAAGCTGTGACGTAGCGAAATGGAAATCCTCCACGTCCACGATCGCCTTTATGGAGTCGAGCACCCTGAAATAGACCACCGCGCTGACCTTGACGGTGACGTTGTCCTTGGTGATGATATCCTGAGGCGGCACGTCGAGCGTCACGGTGCGCATGTCTATGCGGACCATCTTGTCGATCACCGGCACCAGAATGATGATACCCGGTCCCTTGGCGCCGATCACGCGGCCAAGACGAAACACCACGGCGCGTTCGTATTCGCGCAGGACCTTGACGGCGGAAGCCAGGAAGGCTACAAGAAGAAAAATGATTGGTATAAGGTTCAGGCTGATCATTTCGCACGCTCCTCTTTTTTTGTTATCTGCAAGACAAGTCCCCTGATGCCGACGACCAGGGCAAGCGACTGTTCCGGAAGTTCGTCACCGCTTTCTGCATCCCAGAGTTCGCCGTGAACGAATACCTTGCCCGGTTTTCCCGCCGCCACCGGATGTATCACCGTACAGAGTTCTCCCACGAGCTGTTCCGGCCCCGAAGCCGATTTCAGTTTCGCCGACTTCGCAACGAGCCAGACGATGAACAGCAGGGCTGACGATACGGTTATGAATACGGGAAGAAATACCACCAGGGAAAGTCCCAGACCGGTTTCGGCGGTATTGAAAAGCATGAGCGAACCGAAGAAAAGCGCCGCCAGTCCCGCGAGCGAAAGCACTCCGCCGCTGGCGATGAACAGTTCGAGACCCAGAAAAACGACCGCGAGCACGATCATCAGCAACCCGACGACGTTGACCGGCAGCGTCTGCAGGGCGAACAGCCCGATAAGCAGGGAGATCGCGCCGAGAACGCCGGGAAAAATAGCGCCCGGATTAGCCAACTCGAAATAGAGACCCGCAAGACCGGCCATGATGAAAATATAGGCGAGATTGGGATCGGCAAGCTGCATCAGCACCCGTTCCTGGAATGTCGGCTTCACCTCCTCGATCACCGCGCCCGTCAGTTCGAGCGTCAACTCCCCCGCAACTGTTTCGACTTTCCGTCCGTCAAGTTGCAGAAAAAGATCCCTGCGGTCCGCGGCCACAAGATCGATGACGTTCTCCTCAAGAGCCTCGTTAGCCGTCGACGCGATGCTTTCCCTGACGGCGCGCTCCGCCCACACCGCGTTCCTCCCTCGCTCATCGGCGATGCTGCGAGCGAAAGCCGCGAGATCGTTTTCCGCTTTCATGCTTATGGTTTCGCCTTCGTCACCGCCTCCGCCCAGACCGACAGGATGCGCCGCACCGATCTCCGTACCGGGCGACATGGCCGCCACGTGTGCCGCCAAGGTCAGAAGCGCTCCCGCCGAAGCCGACTGCGCGCCCTGCGGAGCGACATAGACAATGACCGGAACACGCGAAGCCAGCACCTTGCGTATCATGCTCCGGAGGGAGGTGACGAGCCCCCCGGGAGTATCAAGTTCGACAAGCAGCGCATGAGCGTTCTCTTTTTCGGCGCGCTCGATCACGCGTTCGAAAAAGTCTGCGCTTCCCGGGTTGACCGTCCCATGCAGGGAAACCAGTAAAACGAGCCTGCTGTCGGCTTTTTCTTCGGCGGCTACCGAACGGGATAACCCTGCAAGGCAGAAGACAAGCAGCAGAAGCGTCGGGAAGAAATATGGAATACGCAAAGAGTTCATACTATAGGGGCATGCAATTGACGGTGCTTGTCCGCTTTCTTATCTCAATATACATAAACATGTTGCTCCCCCCTTTAGGTTCCTTGTCCACAAGAAGAAAAAAGCCCGGCCACAATCGTCGCCGGAAATTATTTTTATTGCCGTCAAAACTTTACTGACGTCATGAAGCGTTATACTTGATGCTTTTCGATTTTCCGAAATCATAACCTTTTGTATTACCGACCATGTTCTACTTCGATCCGCTATACTTTCTTTTCGCGCTGCCGCCCATGTTGCTCGGACTCTGGGCGCAGTTCAGGGTAAAATCCGCGTTCAGGAAATATTCTCAGATCACGCTCTCGAACCGTATCAGCGGCGCCGAGGCCGCCCGCATGATTCTCGACAGAAGCGGGCTGGGCGGCGTGGCCGTGGAACAGACGCGCGGCATGCTCTCCGACCATTACGATCCCCGCAGCAAAAAACTGCGGCTGAGCGAGACTGTCTTCGCTCTCCCGAGCGTAGCCTCCGTCGGCGTGGCCGCTCACGAAGCCGGCCACGCCCTGCAGGACAAGAAAGGTTACTTTCCGCTCCAGGTCCGCTCGGCGATGGTCCCCGCCGTTTCGATCGGCAGCAGTCTCGGCCCGATCATCTTCATTGTCGGCCTCTTCATGGCCGGATCGTTCGGTACGACACTCGCCTGGACAGGTATCCTGCTCTTCGCGGCCACCGCATTGTTCGCGCTGGTCACCCTGCCGGTCGAGTTCGACGCGAGCAGAAGAGCAAAACAGATCCTGGTTTCCCAGGGAATAGTCTCGCGCCAGGAAATGCAGGGCGTCAATGCCGTGCTTGACGCGGCAGCACTCACCTACGTCGCCGCCGCGGCCCAGGCGATCATGCAACTGCTCTACTTCGTCACCGTCATGAACCGGCGGAGCTGAAACCGGAAAAAGCGCAAGGCGCTCAGGAGAACTCCTTGCGCTTTTTCAACGTCGGGGCATCGACTGTCACAATCGAAGCGGAAAAACAGAAGATGGCCCGTAGCCTGAACGGCTGACGAGAACGAAACCCTCCCGCCCCGGATGAAAACACGCCGTTCAGTAATGCAGCGATACGGAAGCCACGAGTGTAAGCGGCATCCCCGGCTGATAGGCTGTTTTCAGCGTCTTGTAGTCCGATGCGCTGATGATGCTCACGTATTTCGTATCGAACACGTTCAGGAACGACAGTGAAAGGTCAGCCTGTTTCGCTCCGAGCATGCGGGTGCGCCAGGTGACATCGAAATCGACAAGCGTGGCTCCATCGATCTTCTCCTCGTGCAGAATATCCCCGTAACGCTTGGAGGTATGGCGAATCACGGGAGAGAGCGTCACTTCGCCGATCCGGTAGCTTGCAAGCGCCTTGACGAGGAACTCGGGAGCATCCGGTACCTGCTGGCCATCCACGTCGATCAGCGTCCCCGATTCGGTAAAGACGTCCTGAGTGAAATAAAAGCGATTCCAGGAAAACGAACCGTAGATGCTTAGCCGGTCGAACGGCTCGCATTCCGCTTCGAGTTCAACACCCCACGCTTCGGCATCGGCGTCATTCTGCGGATAATAGGCGCCGATTTCAGGATCGTAGAGGTTCGCCTGCTTGTTCCGGTGGCTGGCGTAGTAAACTGTCGGCACAATTTTCCAGTTGTCACCCGAGAACTGCATCCCGAGCTCCAGATTTCGCGAAATCTCCATTTTACGATCCTCCCACAGATCCTGGAAACTGACCCCTGCATTCGTAAAAAAAGCCCGCTGGGCAATAAAGTAGGGATAGATATCGACATGCGTCGCATAGTTTTCTCCATACGAGAGATGGGCGCTCCAGCCGTCGAGAAGAAACGCCCGGAGGACCAGGTTGGGAAACAGCCGTGCAAAAGACTTCTTGTCCGATGCGCTGGCGAAGGCATCTGTCTCCGGCTCACTCCGGATCGCCTCGTCATGGTCGATCTCCCCGATCCCTGTCGTCAGGTAGGTAATGATCGAAGGAAGCGCGTAACGAACATATTTCAATCCTCCCTCGATATCGAAGCTGCCGTGGCGATACTTCGCAACCACATAGGGTGCATGCATTTCGTGCGAGGACATGTTCGACAGTATTCCCCATTTGTCGAACACCGGGCCATTGTCCTCTATCCGATAAATTTTCCACGAGGTTGGCGGTCCGGGACGTTCCTGCATGTGGTAATGATAGCCTGCCTCGATATCGACGTCGCCGAGCATCGTCGCACAAGACGCGAGGATGCCTTTCAGGTCGTGGTCGATGTCCCAGCGGCGGATCCTGTTCTGAGCGTTCGGCTGCGTGATGGTTTCGAGATAATAGCCCTTGTCGCTCCAGTAATAGGGCCTGACGTTCAGCAGCGACTCTTCGCCGAGCCTGATTTCGAGGTTGCCAAGCAGCATCCAGTCCTCGAAACTGTTCCGGTTGTATCCGTAGTACCAGTAATCGCCGGAATCGGTGCTGTAATCGAGATCAGGGTTCTCGTCGAGTTCATCTACCTGCGCGTAGGTTAACGGGCGATAGGTGTTCATCTCCGTCTTGCTGTATGTCAGAAAAGCCTCGAGCTTCACACAATCGCTCGCCGCTCCTGTCACCCCGGCCATGAAGTTGTTCCTTTCCGATCCACCCTCTCCCTTCCACTTGTCGGTATCACTGTGGGAAAACGATACAAACGACCGGACCCCTTCGGTCGACTCACCGGTATCGAGGCGCATGAACGTACGACTGAAATAGTCCGAAGAGCCGAACCCCTGCTTGAGGGTCAAACCGGCCGTTTCGGAAGGCCGGAGAATCTCCATGTCGATTTTGCCTCCGACGTTAGCTAGTCCGAAACCCCTGTTTGCGGGAATCCCGCCGGTGTAGATGTTGATGTTGCTGAAATTCTCGAGATCGAAAATCGAGGCTCCCCCGCCCGGTCGGCCGGTCACAGGCAGATGTTCGACATTGACCGTGGTCGAAGGCACGCCGCCCGCAGTCGCTTCCACCCCCCTGAAACGGAACGATTCGTGATAGTTTGCAATATCGGCAAGCCCGTAGGGATCGACGCTCATCTGGTTGAGCGAAGGCGCCATGTTGATCACTCGATACACCGACATCTGCGAGGGATTCAGCAGCCTCGATTCCGTTCCGGTCACCTGCCGCAGCATATCCCCCTTTCTGCCCGTCACGACAAGCTCGTCGGCGATAACCGCGAAAGCTGTTGAATCAGCAGGTTCTTCCGCCGCCGCGGATGTTTCCCCGGAGAGAAGCATCGCCAGGCCGGCTAGCATAAATCGCTTTTTTATCATCTCCTGCCTGTATTAAAATATTATTGCATTTATCGCTATAGCATTGATTACATAACGAAAAACAAAAAAACATACAGGGCCGTCCACCACGCTCGCTTCTCAACGGAAACTTTGCGCCGCGAAACGCCTTCGTTATATACCCAAGGTAATAACGAGAGGCAAAAAAAGAGATGCCTACCAAAAGGAAACCTAAGATTTTTAAAATAAAAACAACCTGCTCTATTTTTTAAGACAAGGCGCTGCACATTCATGATGCCCTGTAAAAAAGCCCTGTCGGCGAACCGCCGAACAGGGCTGTAGCATCATAATCCACCGGAAACTTCAACGCTCTTCACTTCTTGGAAGCCGCCTTGAATGTCGCCAGCTTGCCCAATCTCGCCTTGTAGAGCTTCAAGGTATTGTCTTTGACCGTATAACTGTCGGACAGTTCCAGCGCCTTGAGAAAATCCCGTTCGACCTTCATCGAAGGGCAGGACATGAGTGTGGAAGCGAGGTTCGAGAAACGGATACGGTCGCCGGCCTCCACCTCGTAGCTGCCGAAAAAGTTGTTGCAGCCACCAAACCCGCTCGCCTTGCGGCCGGTACCGCCAAGCAGGAGATG
It encodes the following:
- the meaB gene encoding methylmalonyl Co-A mutase-associated GTPase MeaB yields the protein MTRSGFSPGSLAEKVLAGDRSALGRAITLIESGKSEHQEQAHAVLDRCLERPRGDSFRIGITGSPGAGKSTLIEALGLEILKEPRNRLAVLAIDPSSTRSGGSILGDKARMERLASRQEAFIRPSPSSGHLGGTSPRTHEAILLCEAAGYNIVLVETVGVGQSEISVEAMVDYILLLMLPGSGDELQGIKRGIMEIADGIALTKTDEAPAKSVANSRSAFASALSLLPKKHPGWSPSVIPVSSVNGEGIAGIWKDMRRFRSVLGENGLFEENRKKQLDKLFRSQVDELLLKAFYANAELRSSLPAIAAAVRDERVSPFSGAKRLVESIIRSPR
- a CDS encoding universal stress protein — encoded protein: MIKIRKILCPLDFSDASHKAVRYAREFAKGMGAGLFLLNVVEPRPMAVDMSLSYVPLEEDLEKAAREDLEEVAMAERQQGVEVEADVVIGTPSEVILERAEELDVNLIILGSHGKTGLSRLLMGSVAESVVRKARCPVLIVKAEEKEFIEENG
- a CDS encoding slipin family protein, which codes for MISLNLIPIIFLLVAFLASAVKVLREYERAVVFRLGRVIGAKGPGIIILVPVIDKMVRIDMRTVTLDVPPQDIITKDNVTVKVSAVVYFRVLDSIKAIVDVEDFHFATSQLAQTTLRSTCGQGELDHLLSERDEINEQIQSILDKDTEPWGVKVSKVEIKEIDLPLDMQRAMAKQAEAERERRSKVINAEGEYQAAKRLNEAASIIAENPGALQLRYLQTLQDIAAENNSTTIFPIPIDLFRPFMAKNDG
- a CDS encoding NfeD family protein, which encodes MRIPYFFPTLLLLVFCLAGLSRSVAAEEKADSRLVLLVSLHGTVNPGSADFFERVIERAEKENAHALLVELDTPGGLVTSLRSMIRKVLASRVPVIVYVAPQGAQSASAGALLTLAAHVAAMSPGTEIGAAHPVGLGGGGDEGETISMKAENDLAAFARSIADERGRNAVWAERAVRESIASTANEALEENVIDLVAADRRDLFLQLDGRKVETVAGELTLELTGAVIEEVKPTFQERVLMQLADPNLAYIFIMAGLAGLYFELANPGAIFPGVLGAISLLIGLFALQTLPVNVVGLLMIVLAVVFLGLELFIASGGVLSLAGLAALFFGSLMLFNTAETGLGLSLVVFLPVFITVSSALLFIVWLVAKSAKLKSASGPEQLVGELCTVIHPVAAGKPGKVFVHGELWDAESGDELPEQSLALVVGIRGLVLQITKKEERAK
- a CDS encoding zinc metallopeptidase, whose translation is MFYFDPLYFLFALPPMLLGLWAQFRVKSAFRKYSQITLSNRISGAEAARMILDRSGLGGVAVEQTRGMLSDHYDPRSKKLRLSETVFALPSVASVGVAAHEAGHALQDKKGYFPLQVRSAMVPAVSIGSSLGPIIFIVGLFMAGSFGTTLAWTGILLFAATALFALVTLPVEFDASRRAKQILVSQGIVSRQEMQGVNAVLDAAALTYVAAAAQAIMQLLYFVTVMNRRS
- a CDS encoding TonB-dependent receptor, giving the protein MLAGLAMLLSGETSAAAEEPADSTAFAVIADELVVTGRKGDMLRQVTGTESRLLNPSQMSVYRVINMAPSLNQMSVDPYGLADIANYHESFRFRGVEATAGGVPSTTVNVEHLPVTGRPGGGASIFDLENFSNINIYTGGIPANRGFGLANVGGKIDMEILRPSETAGLTLKQGFGSSDYFSRTFMRLDTGESTEGVRSFVSFSHSDTDKWKGEGGSERNNFMAGVTGAASDCVKLEAFLTYSKTEMNTYRPLTYAQVDELDENPDLDYSTDSGDYWYYGYNRNSFEDWMLLGNLEIRLGEESLLNVRPYYWSDKGYYLETITQPNAQNRIRRWDIDHDLKGILASCATMLGDVDIEAGYHYHMQERPGPPTSWKIYRIEDNGPVFDKWGILSNMSSHEMHAPYVVAKYRHGSFDIEGGLKYVRYALPSIITYLTTGIGEIDHDEAIRSEPETDAFASASDKKSFARLFPNLVLRAFLLDGWSAHLSYGENYATHVDIYPYFIAQRAFFTNAGVSFQDLWEDRKMEISRNLELGMQFSGDNWKIVPTVYYASHRNKQANLYDPEIGAYYPQNDADAEAWGVELEAECEPFDRLSIYGSFSWNRFYFTQDVFTESGTLIDVDGQQVPDAPEFLVKALASYRIGEVTLSPVIRHTSKRYGDILHEEKIDGATLVDFDVTWRTRMLGAKQADLSLSFLNVFDTKYVSIISASDYKTLKTAYQPGMPLTLVASVSLHY
- a CDS encoding META domain-containing protein, giving the protein MRKPFIFAPLFSLLVLLFLVGCSGSVRPDGRHAAVSLEGTRWMLVELGDRRIKLSPESKRKPHLLLGGTGRKASGFGGCNNFFGSYEVEAGDRIRFSNLASTLMSCPSMKVERDFLKALELSDSYTVKDNTLKLYKARLGKLATFKAASKK